Part of the Tolypothrix sp. PCC 7910 genome, TAATTTTTTACAAATAAAACCTGATGTGAATTAGAAAAGCATCTTAATCATATAAGTGTCCCAAGATTCATTCAAAATCATTGTTTCGTGACTAAATACAAAATTACAATGGTTGCAAAATTTAATTTATATTAAACTTAAATATATACTTTTTACTAATTATCGATTATTAAAGCTTTCACATTATTTAATAATAAAAGTCCTCATTGGAGGACTTTAAAGTAATACTGAATCTTCTCAATTAACATTTGCCCAAGGAATTGTAGCAAAAAAATCTTTACCAGCCTCTAATATTTTGATGATTTCCTCAATGCGGTCTTTTGATTCTGTAGTAGGTGAAGTTATCTCACGCAAATGTTCAATATATTTATTCCAGTCTGCCTCTACTGCATTAGCACCTTTTTCAAAACTCTTAATTGTGTCTCGCCAAAACTGATCAATTCCATCAGTAAATTTTTCTGACACACGCTGTTCTTGAAAATATTTAACGGTCTGCTTTGCTAAACGCTTTTGCCAAGATTCCCCAAATAATCCCCACGCAGCAAAAGCTAATGCAGCAAACAAGCCTACACCAAGAACTATAGGGCCACCAATAGCTGCTACAAAAGAAATTACCGCTGCCGTACCGCCACTAATACTAATGCCAAGTGCTGATAAAATGCTAACTAGCTTAGCTACTAAGATATAACCGCCAAGGTTTCCTAATGCTGCTGCCCAAGCAGACAAAGCACCAATACTAGTTAAGCCCGTAAGTCCTCCCAGAAAAGCCCCTTTAGCATCGAAAGGAATCTCAATAGATACATCTAAATTCGGTAGTTTAAGTAATGCCTCTTGGTAGGAACCTAGAAAAGACTCAATTGAATATGTTAATTTATCAGAATTTAATTTGATTCTCTGTTCTGCTTCATGTTGAAGTTTCTCGACTAGAAATCCTGCAATACCTTCCTTTGCCTCATTTTTGTCATCGTAGTGATTCAGAATAATTTTCTCCACAGCATCTACTGCCAACAGGGACTCTGCATATTTTTGAAAGGAAATTCTGGTATCTATTTGACAATCACGAATATGTTGATATACTTTATCACGTTTTTGTTTAGTATCTTGTTTACGAGTTGCTTCATTTTCTTCAAGTACTTGTAGTTGCTTACGTCGTGAATCTATATCAGTAAGAGTTCTTTGGTAAGATTCTATTTGTTTAGCATACTTTTCTGTATTAGCCTCTTTCATTGCATTTATTTCCCTCTCAACACGACACATATGTGCTTGAGGAAGAAATTTACCTACTATTTTTTTAAAATCATCAAATAGCTGTTTGCATCTATCAGGTCTTTCTGACCAGAATGTAAAAAATCTTGTTCGGAAATCTTCTAGAGTAATAGTACGATTTGTTAGTTCCCGACGAGTCTTCAATACCCCTTCATTGAGTTGTTTGTAAAGTCTGCTTGCAGCTTTATTTGGAATTTCTTTGAGTTGATTGTCAGAGATACTAGGATCAGCATGAGTAGCCACAATGAAGAGATTACCTAGTGTAGGAAAACTGGTACTTTCATTCTCTCTTGCAGGAAGTAAACTTAGTAAATTGCTAAGCCGTCTCATATCTTGATCATTAATATGACCTTTGGCTGGTGAAGCATACAGCACTACATCAGCTATCTTTGCTGCACTATTAGCTTTCTCTACATCCTGAGATGCTTCATCTGGCTGATCTGAGAAGCCAGGAAGGTCAATTAGGTTACAAGCTTGTAGCAGAGGTGAGTCAATATAGACTACTGCTGCATGAGCTGCTATATCTTCATATTCGCCATGTACTCCATATTTTTGAAGAGTATCGAAGCCTCCTGCTTGTACGCACGATTTCTCACAACGTTCTTGATCATCTAAAAGTAAGAAATCAATTATTTGCTTATCTTTTTCATCTTTTGTCCAGAAATCTTCATTAACGATCAATACGTCTTTTTTAAACCATGCAGGACGGTCTTCTATATGGCGAACAAATGTAATTACTCTCGTAGCAGGTTGATAACCAACTGGTAAGTTTTTGCTTCCCAACAGAGCATTTGCTAAGTGTGATTTACCAGCATCAAAGCCTCCAGTCAAAATAACATTGGGCTTTTGTTTATAAAGTTTAAGCTGCTGTTTGAGATCAGTTGGTGTTACTGGTGGTGTTGGTATATCTAGTTTTTCTATATGAGGAGTAGCCTCAATATACTGATTCAATAAATTTAGTTTGCGATAGAGTTCGGTGTATGGAGTTCCTGGGTCAATTCCTTTAAGTGGTGGTATTGGTGCTGACATAGCTGTGGCAAGATCAACACCTAAGTCTTGCAGCCATTTCACCA contains:
- a CDS encoding dynamin family protein — encoded protein: MNINLQAYRQKIGMTQAELAKILDISTIEVEAYEQAPDSVPMGLLVKWLQDLGVDLATAMSAPIPPLKGIDPGTPYTELYRKLNLLNQYIEATPHIEKLDIPTPPVTPTDLKQQLKLYKQKPNVILTGGFDAGKSHLANALLGSKNLPVGYQPATRVITFVRHIEDRPAWFKKDVLIVNEDFWTKDEKDKQIIDFLLLDDQERCEKSCVQAGGFDTLQKYGVHGEYEDIAAHAAVVYIDSPLLQACNLIDLPGFSDQPDEASQDVEKANSAAKIADVVLYASPAKGHINDQDMRRLSNLLSLLPARENESTSFPTLGNLFIVATHADPSISDNQLKEIPNKAASRLYKQLNEGVLKTRRELTNRTITLEDFRTRFFTFWSERPDRCKQLFDDFKKIVGKFLPQAHMCRVEREINAMKEANTEKYAKQIESYQRTLTDIDSRRKQLQVLEENEATRKQDTKQKRDKVYQHIRDCQIDTRISFQKYAESLLAVDAVEKIILNHYDDKNEAKEGIAGFLVEKLQHEAEQRIKLNSDKLTYSIESFLGSYQEALLKLPNLDVSIEIPFDAKGAFLGGLTGLTSIGALSAWAAALGNLGGYILVAKLVSILSALGISISGGTAAVISFVAAIGGPIVLGVGLFAALAFAAWGLFGESWQKRLAKQTVKYFQEQRVSEKFTDGIDQFWRDTIKSFEKGANAVEADWNKYIEHLREITSPTTESKDRIEEIIKILEAGKDFFATIPWANVN